In Helicobacter mastomyrinus, a single genomic region encodes these proteins:
- a CDS encoding cytochrome c, translating into MLYIACLCFIPTVLLSKTYDEAVITSLKNGGKLYKKACAQCHGGKGKSIPPGGALHEPIAGMPYAVLESILLGYRQGMGDNGGAKGTMSASLMRFKFTDQDIRDIALYVENLKPKEKTDEQKETYNAALEGYYYQVAAYKGQMPPSILSKIAQYPYIVHMSESKGEILYRYLIGAYAYQDLKKDKQAIEILTKQTHIQRNMKPMIRHVDQTLLLSLVDRAIGLVALAKAKEVFVQQAPIIPDSNTPNKDNTSHNSSTRTLRNKEEQTKQEDISQKNIPTYTNKEDKKVEIKHKKTQEKDSKENAPIKSEPTQLTQEHKNASIRNLFADDEQENAQSASNKKTKNLAKNKDVLTDSKDTELNATIHTDKKADIKESSLPFTSHLKEGYYYIVATYAKEIPPHTLKSIASHQYILYQSNNGEYVYIMIGVYKDRKHMRLHFSQAQKMAESIHIKKGQPKQTPRPARMENGILKEIWH; encoded by the coding sequence ATGTTATATATTGCTTGTTTATGCTTTATCCCCACAGTATTATTGTCTAAAACTTATGATGAAGCCGTGATTACTTCTCTTAAAAATGGGGGCAAACTCTATAAAAAAGCTTGTGCCCAATGTCACGGTGGTAAAGGGAAAAGCATACCTCCCGGAGGAGCACTCCACGAACCCATTGCTGGTATGCCTTATGCTGTATTAGAGAGCATACTTTTGGGCTATCGGCAAGGTATGGGAGATAATGGTGGGGCAAAAGGGACAATGAGCGCAAGCCTTATGCGCTTTAAATTTACCGATCAAGATATAAGAGATATAGCTTTGTATGTAGAAAATCTTAAACCTAAAGAAAAAACAGATGAGCAAAAAGAAACGTATAATGCAGCCTTAGAGGGATATTATTATCAAGTGGCTGCATATAAAGGGCAAATGCCTCCTAGCATATTAAGTAAAATTGCCCAATATCCCTATATCGTGCATATGAGCGAGAGCAAAGGCGAAATACTCTATCGCTATCTTATAGGTGCCTATGCATATCAAGATCTCAAAAAAGATAAACAAGCCATAGAAATACTTACTAAACAAACCCATATTCAACGCAATATGAAACCTATGATTCGCCACGTAGATCAGACTCTTTTGTTGTCATTAGTTGATAGAGCTATAGGGCTCGTCGCTTTAGCCAAAGCCAAAGAAGTATTTGTGCAGCAAGCTCCTATTATACCAGATTCAAATACCCCAAATAAAGATAATACAAGTCACAACAGCTCTACAAGAACTCTTCGCAACAAAGAAGAGCAAACCAAACAAGAAGACATAAGCCAAAAGAATATCCCAACATATACAAATAAAGAAGATAAGAAAGTAGAAATTAAGCATAAAAAGACACAGGAGAAAGATTCTAAAGAAAATGCTCCAATAAAAAGTGAGCCCACACAACTCACCCAAGAGCATAAGAACGCCTCTATACGAAATCTCTTTGCAGACGATGAGCAAGAAAATGCACAATCTGCTTCAAACAAAAAGACTAAGAATCTCGCAAAGAATAAAGATGTTCTTACAGATTCTAAAGATACAGAGCTAAATGCCACAATCCATACCGATAAAAAAGCAGATATTAAAGAAAGCTCTTTGCCTTTTACATCTCACCTTAAAGAGGGATATTACTATATAGTAGCCACTTATGCCAAAGAAATACCCCCCCATACACTTAAAAGCATTGCCTCACATCAGTATATATTGTATCAATCAAATAATGGAGAGTATGTCTATATAATGATAGGTGTTTATAAAGATAGAAAGCATATGCGATTACATTTCTCTCAAGCCCAGAAGATGGCAGAAAGCATACATATTAAAAAAGGACAGCCAAAGCAAACTCCCCGACCAGCAAGAATGGAAAATGGAATCTTAAAGGAGATATGGCATTAA